A stretch of DNA from Microbacterium saperdae:
GTGTCGGCGGTCTCGTTCGGGGTCGAGAGTGCGACCTCCTTGACGCCGGGGACCTTGGCCACGGCATCCCCGAGGTCATCCATCAGCGTGACGGGGTCCGTGGAGGTGACGATCGTGCCGGTCAGGATCATGGGGCCGTTGAATCCGGGCCCGAACTGCTCACCGACGAGGTCGTAGCTCTGGCGGGCCTCCGAATCCTTCGGCAGCACGCCGGCGTTCGGCAGCGCGAGGTTCAGGCTCAGGGCGGGCACGGCCACGATCCCCAGGCCGATGATGACGGCGAGGGAGACCAGCACGGGGCGCGTGGTGACGCCGCTGACCCAGCGCTCGCTGAAACCGCGGCGGGGTGCGGGAGCGGCCTTGCCCTTCTTCGCCTTCGGTGCCTTCTTCGGGCGACCGACGACCTTGCCCTTCATGAAGCCCAGCAGCGCGGGGGTGAGCGTGACGGCGATGGCAACGGCAACTGCGACGGCGGCGGAGGCCGCGATTCCCATGGTGGTCAGGAACGGGATGCCCGCGAAGCCGAGGCCGATCAATGCGATCAGCACCGTGACACCGGCGAACACGACGGCCGAGCCTGCCGTACCCACCGCACGCGATGCGGATTCCTCCGGGTCGACGCCCTCGCGGACCTGGTCCTGATGTCGCGCCATGATGAACAGCGCATAGTCGATGCCCACGGCGAGTCCCAGCATGAGCGCCAGCAGCGGGGTCGTCGAGGAGACGGTCGCGAACGCGGTGGCCGCGAAGATGCCGGCCATCGAGATGCCGACGCCGAGGATCGCGGTGAGCAGGGGGAGCCCGGCGACCACGAACGAGCGGAAGGTCACGATCAGCACGAGCAGGGCGATCAGCAGTCCGACGGCCTCGGTGAGTGTGACGCCGGGGATCGAGATCGCGAACAGGTCGCCGCCGAGCGATGTCTGAGATCCGTCCGGCAGCTCGGCCGAGAGGTCGCTGACGACCGCTCGCAAGGAGTCCTTGGTCGCCTCGGAGACATCGGTCGACTCGCCGTCGAACTGCACGCGCACGATCGCGGCGGTGTCGTCGTCGTTGATCATGCCGCTGACCATCTCGTCGTACGGTGACGTGGCCGCGAGGACCTCGTCGAGGTCGCCGAGGTCCGAGACCGCATCCTCGATGTGCTCGCGGTAGTCGTCATCCGTGATCTTGTCGCCGTCGGCGGCCACCACGATGAACTGCGCGTTCGTGCCGCTCACCTGGGGGAACGAGCGGGAGAGCTGCTCGAGCCCTGCCTGCGATTCGGTTCCGGGGATGGAGAACGAGTTGTCGGTCCCCGCGCCCAGCACGAGGGCTCCTGCACCGGCGATGCCGAGCGCGAGGAGCCAGGAGACGAGAACTCGCCACGGGTGCCGGAAGGACCAGCGGCCGAGCGAGGACAGGAATGTGGACACGCGTTCCTCCGAGGGATGCCATGTGGATACACAGGTGTATCCAATACATAGATGTATCGTAAGGTGACCCGCACGGTGGAGTCTGTGTGCGGGGTGTGAATCATGCGAGAGTGAAGGGCCAGGAGGTTTCGATGACGACACCCGCAACCCGCAGTCGAGAGAACACGCGCGCGCGGCTGCTCGACGCAGCCGCCCAGGTCTTCGCCGAGGTCGGCCTCGACGGCGCCTCCGTGGAGGCGGTCTGCGAGCGAGCCGGGTTCACGCGTGGCGCCTTCTACTCGAACTTCGAGTCCAAGGACGAGCTGTTCCTGACCCTCACCGCGAGCGTCGCGGATGTGCGCGTGAGCGCGGTGCGCACGCGCGTGGAGGAGATGACCGCAGAGGGAGCCTTGGCGGAGGGCTGCGATCCGATCGAGCTCGTGCAGCGCGTCATGGAACTCGGCGGCGACGACCGTCTCGGCGTCATGCTGATGAGCGAGATCCGCATCCGCGCACTGCGTGACGCGGAGTTCGGCGAGGCCTATCTCGCGCAGGAGAACGAGATGGTCGCGAGCGTGGCCCAGATCGTCGAGGACATCGTGGCCGCCGGATCACTGCGGCTGCGCATTCCGGCTGGTGCTGCAGCCCGCATGCTCATGATCCTCTGGGAGGGGATGACCGTGCGCGGAGCGATGGCGGGTCAGGACGACGAGAGGCTTCGCCACTCCGGCAGCGAGGAGCTCGCGCGTCTCGTGCAGCTGCTCATCGAGCCGTAGCCGTACGCCGGCTCGGCTCAGCGCTCGACCGTCTGCGGATTCGTGCGCGACGGCACCAGCGACAGCAGCACGGCCACGACGAGCATCGCGGTCGTCGCGAGGAACGTCGTGCGCAGGGCCGCCGTGAGGGTCTCCGCCGAGGCGTCGGCGATCGCGGTCGCCCCCGCGCTCGAGGCGAAGAGCGCCGCCAGCACCGAGGCGCCGGTGACGAGTCCCAGGTTCCGCGAGAGCCCGAGCAGTCCGGATGTCACGCCGCGGCGTTCCGCCGGAGTCGCACCGAGCACGCTGGTGTTGTTGGCAGCGAGGAACAGCTGGTAGCCCGGAGCGAGCAGCACGGTCCCCGTGATGTAGCCGGGGAGGCCCCCTGCGGCCGGCAGCAGAGCCAGCGCCAGAGAGCCCGCGATCATCGCCGTGAGACCGACCGTGGTCATGCCGCGGGCGCCGAAGCGGTCGACGGCGCGTCCGGCGACCACTCCGCTCAGGATCGAGGCCACGGGGCCGGCCGCCATGGTCGCGCCGATCGCGGCAGGGGCGAGGTGCAGTGCCCCGGCGAGGAAGAAGGGGCCGACGACCAGTGTGCTCATCATGACGGTACCCACGATGAGGTTGAGGACGGCGCCGAGCGAGATGGCGCGCACGGTCAGCAAGGCGAGGGGAAGGATCGGGTGCGCGGCGCGGCTCTCCCACACCCCGAAGAGCACGGCTGTCGCCACGGCGGCCGTGAGCAGGAGCGCGGTGGGCCAGGAGTCGTCGGTTCCCGGATCGGTCGCTCCGAGCGTGTAGAGCGCGACCGCGGCGGTGAGCAGCAGGACTCCTGCGACGTCGAAGCGGCCCCGAGGGCCTGCGGTGTGCCTGATCTCCCCGTGCGGCCTGCCGAGCAGGACTGCGGCCAGCAGCCCGAGCGGGGCCATGACCGCGAAGATGGCCGGCCATCCGGCGACCGTGATCAGCAGGCCGCCGAGTGCGGGGCCTGAGGCGGTTCCTACTGCGGCAGTCGTGCCGAGCAGTCCCATGATCGCGCCGAGGCGTTCCGGCGGCACCGTGTCGCGGGCGCGTGCGAGCGGCAGCGCCATCATCACGGCCGCGCCCACGCCCTGCAGCGCCCTCGCGGCGATCAGCATCCCCAGCGTCGGTGCGATCGCGCACAGGATGGCCGCGACGCTGAACACCGCGATACCGGCGAGCAGCACCCTCCGCCGTCCGAGCAGGTCGCCGAGGTGCCCGACTGTGAGGCTCGTCGCCGTCATCGCCAGCAGGTAGGCCAGCGCGACCCACTGGGTCTGGGCGAACGTGCCCTCCAGGTCGGCCGCGATGGTCGGCAGTGCGACGTTCGCGGCGCTCGTGCCCAGCGAGGCGACCAGGACGCTGAGGGCGAGTGCGCCGACTCCCGTGCGGAGGAGAGAGGGGGTGGAAGGAGCATCGGTCATGCTCAGAGCCTCGCCGCGGCGGTGCTTCTTCAGCAACTTGTGTTGCTAAAACCGGGACGATGTGCTGGAGTGGCCGCATGGATGAGACGGAGACGACGGCGCACCCGGATCGGACGTTGGAGCGGATCGGACCGCGTCTGCAGGCGCTGCGCCTGCGTCGTGGTGCGACGCTCGCCGACGTGGCGACGGCCACCGGGATATCGAAGAGCACGCTCTCTCGGCTGGAAACCGGACAACGGCGGCCGAGCCTCGAACTGCTGCTGCCCTTGGCCAGGGAGTACCGTGTGTCGCTCGATGATCTCGTCGGGGCGCCGGAGACGGGCGACCCGCGCGTGCGACTGCGACCGCGCAGGGTGAACGGCCGCACGGTGGTCGCACTGACGCGGCAACCGGGGGAGCGGCATGCGTGGAAGATCCTCGTGCCGCATTCGTCGCAGGAGCCCCGGCTCACCTCTCATGAGGGGTCGTCCTGGATGTACGTGTTGAGTGGGCGGATCCGGCTCATCGTGGGAGATCGTGACGTGGTGATCGAGAGCGGAGAGGTCGCAGAGTTCGACACGCGGACACCGCACTGGTTCGGCGCGGACGGCGACGAAGACGCCGAGATCCTGACGATCTTCGGCACGCACGGCGAGCGGGAGCACCGCAGCGCCGAGTTGGCCACCCGTCATCTGGCTGAAGTGCTGGGGGAGTCGATGGCCGACTGAGAAAGCGACCGAGAGCACCGACTCTTGATTAAGAGAGCTGACTCTCATAACCTGGTGAGGTGACCCTAACTTCATCGGGCGGACGCCCCGCACCGCGTCGACGCCCTGGGCGCCCGCCCGCGGTGGATGCTGACGCGATCGCCACCGCCGTCGTCGAGATCGGCTTCGCGGAACTGACCTTCGCCTCGGTCGCCGAACGTCTCGGCGTGGGGCAGGCCACGCTCTACCGCCACGCGAAGAACCGCGACGAACTGGTGCGCCTGGGTCTCGATCGAGCATTGCGCACCGCGGACTGGCCCGACGTCGAGGGCGAGTGGCGGCCGTTGCTGGAGCGATTCGCCATCGCGTCGTGGCATGCCTGGGAACAGCATCCCGGAGCAGTGCTGGAGGTGGCCAGGGGCGTCGTCCCCTGGTCGATCGTGAAGATCTCGGATCAGGTCGGCACCGCGCTGGTCGAGCGCGGATTCTCGGCGCGTGCCGCCGTGCTCGCGGTCGATCTGGTGTTCGACCTCACCGCCGACAGCAGACGCGGGGTCGAGACTCTCGATGCGCCGACCGCCGACGCGAAGGGCGGGATGCGAGAGCTGATCGAGAAGCAGTGGCGCTCTCCTTCCCCGGATGGTGTGTCCGTGGCGGATAGCCCTGCGGCGCAGGTGCACGCCGAGATGCTCCGGGCGATCACCGCCGGGCCGTTCGAGTGGTTCCACGGCAAGCTGCAGGTCGTGCTCGCGGGCATCGAGCACGAGCTCGCCGGCACCGGCGGCGGCTGACCACTCGATCACGGCGACGACACGACCAGAGAACGACAGGGAAGACCGTATGACCAGCTCCGACACCGCATCCATCCCCACCGTCGACGCCACCCCGCGCTCGCAGGTGCCGCTCCTGCTCGGGGCGGTCTTCCTCGCCTACCTCGCGCAGATGACGCTGAACCCGATCATCGCCCCGCTGTCTCGCGAGGTCGGACTCGCGGAATGGCAGATCGGCGTGACGATCAGTGTCGCCGCGGTGATGATCGTGCTGACGAGCCAGTTCTGGGGACGACGGTCGCAGTCATGGGGTCGCAAGCCGGTGCTGGTGTTCGCCTTCACGCTCGCCGTGCTGACCATGGCGCTGTTCGCGTTGACGGCCTACTGGGGCATGAACGGACTGCTCAGCGGCACGACGCTGTTCCTGCTGTTCGTGCTGCTGCGCGGCATCGGTTTCGGCGCTGCGCTCGCCGCCGTCCCTCCCACCGCCCAGGCGTACATCGCCGACGTCACGGTCGACGAGAAGGCGCGGGTGAAGGGAATGGCCGGTGTCGGCGCCGTGCAGGGGATCGCGATGATCGCGGGTTCCGTGGTCGGCGGCGTGCTGTCGGCGTTCGGCCTCATCACCCCGCTCATCGTGGTGCCGTTCCTCCTCGTGGCCGGCCTCAGCGTCGTCGCCTTCCGACTGCGGCGGGAGACGCGCACCGAGCTCATCGAGAAGCCGGCGCGGGTGCGTCCCTTCGACACCCGCGTCTGGCCGTTCCTGGTCGCCGGGTTCGGGATGTTCACCGCGCTCGGGTTCATCCAGGTCATCACGGGCTTCATCGTGCAGGACCGGCTCGGTCTCGCCGCCGAGCAGGCGGGGCTCGTCACAGGCGGCGCGCTGCTCGCCGCCGGCGTGGGCATGGTCACCGCGCAGGCCGTGATCGTGCCGAAGAGCGGATGGACACCGCCCACGCTGCTCCGCGTCGGTGGCCTCACCGCCCTGGTCGGCTTCTGCCTGCTCATCGCCGACCTCGGTGCGGTGGCGCTGTTCGCGGCGATCCTCATCATCGGTGTCGGGCTCGGCACCGCGATGCCCGGATACACGGCGGGGCCCACGCTCCTGGTCAGCCGTGAGGAGCAGGGCGGGCTCGCCGGACTCGTCGGCGCGACCACCGGGCTCACCTTCGTGGTGGCGCCGACGCTCGGCACCGCTCTCTACAGCGTGTGGCCGTCGTTGCCGATCATCCTCGGAGCCGTGATCATGGCCCTGGTCACGCTGTTCGTCTGGGTGCACCCGCGATTCCGACAGGTCTCCGCGGTGCGGACGGGGGAGTGACCCCGGCTCAGCGCGCGGCGGCTCCGAGCTCGTAGTGGCAGCG
This window harbors:
- a CDS encoding MMPL family transporter, coding for MSTFLSSLGRWSFRHPWRVLVSWLLALGIAGAGALVLGAGTDNSFSIPGTESQAGLEQLSRSFPQVSGTNAQFIVVAADGDKITDDDYREHIEDAVSDLGDLDEVLAATSPYDEMVSGMINDDDTAAIVRVQFDGESTDVSEATKDSLRAVVSDLSAELPDGSQTSLGGDLFAISIPGVTLTEAVGLLIALLVLIVTFRSFVVAGLPLLTAILGVGISMAGIFAATAFATVSSTTPLLALMLGLAVGIDYALFIMARHQDQVREGVDPEESASRAVGTAGSAVVFAGVTVLIALIGLGFAGIPFLTTMGIAASAAVAVAVAIAVTLTPALLGFMKGKVVGRPKKAPKAKKGKAAPAPRRGFSERWVSGVTTRPVLVSLAVIIGLGIVAVPALSLNLALPNAGVLPKDSEARQSYDLVGEQFGPGFNGPMILTGTIVTSTDPVTLMDDLGDAVAKVPGVKEVALSTPNETADTGIVQIIPETAPDDPATADLVRELRSHHDEWLDEFGIDLKVTGFTAVGIDISDQLGNALLPFGIFVIGLSLILLTIVFRSIWVPITAAAGYLLSIVAAFGVVGAVFEWGWFADLLHVAKVGPIISFMPIILMGVLFGLAMDYQVFLVSRMREDFVHDPDSKSPDRATRRAAALRTVRSGFTGSAKVVTAAGLIMFAVFVAFVPEGDSSLKPIALGLAAGIAIDAFLVRMTLIPALMAILGERAWEIPAWLEKILPSVDIEGEAVERERHLAEWPGDESVVAADDLTLSADAPLLEGVSLRVQPGGALIATGDDRRVRRALALAIAGRVPADSGRLRVVGHLLPGRAAWVRAHVGCVLVDDADAALLDLAEALRGRSELIVVDGLDRLTGGQRDQATAMLRDAAASRPLAVFATASDSGVARTILAEAGWPTADTIDTRTPRRAAEESTEVTA
- a CDS encoding TetR/AcrR family transcriptional regulator, coding for MTTPATRSRENTRARLLDAAAQVFAEVGLDGASVEAVCERAGFTRGAFYSNFESKDELFLTLTASVADVRVSAVRTRVEEMTAEGALAEGCDPIELVQRVMELGGDDRLGVMLMSEIRIRALRDAEFGEAYLAQENEMVASVAQIVEDIVAAGSLRLRIPAGAAARMLMILWEGMTVRGAMAGQDDERLRHSGSEELARLVQLLIEP
- a CDS encoding MFS transporter, which codes for MTDAPSTPSLLRTGVGALALSVLVASLGTSAANVALPTIAADLEGTFAQTQWVALAYLLAMTATSLTVGHLGDLLGRRRVLLAGIAVFSVAAILCAIAPTLGMLIAARALQGVGAAVMMALPLARARDTVPPERLGAIMGLLGTTAAVGTASGPALGGLLITVAGWPAIFAVMAPLGLLAAVLLGRPHGEIRHTAGPRGRFDVAGVLLLTAAVALYTLGATDPGTDDSWPTALLLTAAVATAVLFGVWESRAAHPILPLALLTVRAISLGAVLNLIVGTVMMSTLVVGPFFLAGALHLAPAAIGATMAAGPVASILSGVVAGRAVDRFGARGMTTVGLTAMIAGSLALALLPAAGGLPGYITGTVLLAPGYQLFLAANNTSVLGATPAERRGVTSGLLGLSRNLGLVTGASVLAALFASSAGATAIADASAETLTAALRTTFLATTAMLVVAVLLSLVPSRTNPQTVER
- a CDS encoding helix-turn-helix domain-containing protein, coding for MDETETTAHPDRTLERIGPRLQALRLRRGATLADVATATGISKSTLSRLETGQRRPSLELLLPLAREYRVSLDDLVGAPETGDPRVRLRPRRVNGRTVVALTRQPGERHAWKILVPHSSQEPRLTSHEGSSWMYVLSGRIRLIVGDRDVVIESGEVAEFDTRTPHWFGADGDEDAEILTIFGTHGEREHRSAELATRHLAEVLGESMAD
- a CDS encoding TetR/AcrR family transcriptional regulator; translated protein: MTLTSSGGRPAPRRRPGRPPAVDADAIATAVVEIGFAELTFASVAERLGVGQATLYRHAKNRDELVRLGLDRALRTADWPDVEGEWRPLLERFAIASWHAWEQHPGAVLEVARGVVPWSIVKISDQVGTALVERGFSARAAVLAVDLVFDLTADSRRGVETLDAPTADAKGGMRELIEKQWRSPSPDGVSVADSPAAQVHAEMLRAITAGPFEWFHGKLQVVLAGIEHELAGTGGG
- a CDS encoding MFS transporter, encoding MTSSDTASIPTVDATPRSQVPLLLGAVFLAYLAQMTLNPIIAPLSREVGLAEWQIGVTISVAAVMIVLTSQFWGRRSQSWGRKPVLVFAFTLAVLTMALFALTAYWGMNGLLSGTTLFLLFVLLRGIGFGAALAAVPPTAQAYIADVTVDEKARVKGMAGVGAVQGIAMIAGSVVGGVLSAFGLITPLIVVPFLLVAGLSVVAFRLRRETRTELIEKPARVRPFDTRVWPFLVAGFGMFTALGFIQVITGFIVQDRLGLAAEQAGLVTGGALLAAGVGMVTAQAVIVPKSGWTPPTLLRVGGLTALVGFCLLIADLGAVALFAAILIIGVGLGTAMPGYTAGPTLLVSREEQGGLAGLVGATTGLTFVVAPTLGTALYSVWPSLPIILGAVIMALVTLFVWVHPRFRQVSAVRTGE